In Providencia alcalifaciens, the sequence TATTACTTAATTAATTATCATTAGGATAATAGTTTTAAATCTTGATTTAAAAAGAAGATATGACTTATTGATTTTTTCATTTATTATCCTCCCATTATGGCAGCAAGTAATAGGAGAGGTATTTGATTAATATAATAATTATTGATGATAGTAATATTTCGATTCGAGGTATTGAAGCAATACTGACTCGAAATACTCGCTATAAAGTTGTCGCAACGTTTCCTTCTTTAGATCCCGTGATCACATGGAACCGACAAAATAAAGCAAATATTATTTTGATTAATCGGGAACATTGCCATTTTGATTCATTGAAAACCTTCACGACAATCCGCCGTACTCAACCCGATGTTGGGCTAATTATCTTCAATGTTCGTCATAATGATATGTTTGTTGTGAAGGCGTTGGATATTGGTATTTTCGGCATACTGAGCGCCAGTATTGCAGAAGAAGAGCTTATTGAAGCTCTGCAAATCGTGAATGCGCGTCAACGAATTATCTCTCCTGATATTGCTCAACAGTTGGCTTTACAAAGATTAAACCAACGTGAACAGCTAGATATATATGAACTGCTTTCTGCAAGAGAGCTCGAAATTATGCTCATGATCACAAGAGGGCTTCCGGTTAAGCATATTGCGGATGCATTATCTTTAAGCCCTAAAACGGTAAATACTTATCGATATCGAATGTTTGGTAAACTTAATATCTGTAGTGATGTAGAATTAACACATATAGCAATCGGTTATGGTTTAATTACCGCAAAACAGGGTTCATCAGGGTGGAACAACAGTTTGATCCAAAAGTTTTCTTAAAAACAGTCACAAACCAACCCGGCGTTTATCGTATGTATGACGCTGGGGGAACTGTGATTTATGTTGGGAAAGCGAAAGATCTGAAAAAAAGGCTATCGAGCTATTTCCGTGAGAATGTTGGTAGCCGTAAAACAGAGCAACTCGTCAAGCATATCGCCTCTATCGATGTGACGGTAACCCATACTGAAACTGAGGCGCTACTGCTGGAACATAATTATATAAAGTTGTATCAGCCTCGTTATAACGTCTTGCTACGAGATGATAAATCTTATCCCTATATTTTTCTGAGTAGCGAAAAACACCCCAGAATTTCAAGTCACCGTGGCGCGAAACACGGAAAAGGGGAGTATTTCGGTCCATTCCCAAGTTCTTATGCGGTGCGTGAAACCTTAGCGGTGATGCAAAAGCTGTTTCCCATTCGCCAGTGTGAAGATAGCGTTTATAAAAATCGTTCAAGACCTTGTTTACAATATCAAATTGGTCGCTGTTTAGGGCCGTGCGTGAAAGGTTTAGTGACGGATGAAGAGTATGACCAGCAAGTCAACTATGTCCGTCTTTTCTTAACGGGTAAGGATAAGCAAGTCTTAACTGGGTTGGTCGAGCGCATGGAAAAAGCTAGCCAAGAGCTACGTTTTGAAGATGCGGCGCGTTTTCGTGACCAAATTCAAGCCGTGCGTGCGGTAACAGAAGAGCAATATGTCTCCGGCGGTGATGATGACCTCGACGTTATCGGGGTTGCATTCGATTCGGGTTTGGCTTGTGTTCATGTTCTATTTATTCGCCAAGGAAAGGTTTTGGGAAGTCGAAGCTACTATCCAAAAATTCCGGCGGGGACTCTATTAGAAGAAGTGGTTCAAACCTTCTTAGGGCAGTTTTATTTACAAGGCAGTGAAAACCGTACATTGCCAGGGGAAATATTAATTGATTTTCCATTAACGGAAAAAGAGTTATTGGCGGAATCGTTGTCTGGGATAGCGGGTCGTAAAATTAATATCCAAAGCCAGCCTCGAGGTACTCGAGCGCGTTATTTAAAACTGGCTCGAACCAATGCCTCTATCGCACTCTCCACCAAACTGGCGCAGCAGTCGACGATTCAACAACGCATGGCGGCGCTGTCAAAAGTGGTGAATATAGAGAATATTTCTCGCATGGAGTGTTTCGATATTTCCCACACGATGGGGGAGCAAACTGTGGCTTCCTGCGTGGTATTTGATAAAACGGGTCCCGTGAAGTCAGAATATCGTCGATACAATATTACGGGGATCACGCCAGGGGATGACTATGCGGCGATGCACCAAGTGCTGACTCGCCGTTATGGTAAACATCTGGATGAGAGCAAAGTTCCCGATATTATCTTTATTGATGGTGGCAAAGGGCAACTAGGCCAAGCGCGGGATGTATTTAATTCCCTTGAAGTGGATTGGGATAAAAACCATCCTTTATTAATTGGGGTTGCTAAAGGTAGCGATCGTAAAGCAGGGTTGGAAACGCTATTTTTAAAACCTGAAGGTGAAGGCTTTGCACTTCCCCCGGATTCGCCAGCATTGCATGTGATCCAGCATATTCGTGATGAGTCGCATAACCATGCGATTACAGGGCATCGCCAGCGCCGCGCGAAAGTGAAAAATACCAGTGCACTTGAATCTATCGAAGGGGTAGGGCCAAAACGTCGCCAAATGTTATTGAAATACATGGGGGGATTGCAACCTTTGCGTAATGCGAGCATAGAAGAGATCGCAAAAGTGCCCTCGATCTCATACGCACTGGCAGAAAAGATTTATAATGCATTGAAACAGTAGGTATCTTAGGGCAACATACTAAGGTATCCGTCTTGGACAAAGAGTTAGTGAGCGCGATGAAATTAAATATACCGACGTGGTTGACCTTATTTCGTGTCATCCTGATACCGTTTTTTGTATTAGCGTTTTATCTTCCCGTCAGTTGGGGACCTTTTGCTTGTGCGCTGATTTTTGTGATCGCCGCCGTGACGGATTGGTTCGACGGATTTTTAGCGCGTCTATGGAAGCAAACGACCAAGTTCGGTGCTTTCCTCGATCCTGTTGCAGACAAGGTTATGGTTGCGACAGCTTTAGTCTTAGTGACTGAAAGTTATGATGTTTGGTATGTAACTTTACCCGCAGCAACCATGATTGCCCGTGAAATCATTATCTCGTCACTCAGAGAGTGGATGGCAGAAATAGGTAAACGTAGCAGTGTGGCGGTATCTTGGATTGGTAAATTCAAAACTACCGCGCAAATGATGTCGCTGGTGGGCTTATTATGGCGTCCAAATCCGCTGATCGAACATCTGTCTATTGCACTTTTATATGTGGCTGCAATTCTGACTTTCTGGTCAATGTTTCAATATTTAAAGGCTGCGTGGGGCGATTTGAGCGAAGCGTGATCGAAATGATTGAAAAAACAGCGAACGATCCAATTATTTCAATAATTGTATTGACTCGATAGGTGAAATCAGTAGAATGCAACGCATCGAACGGCAACGTGGTTTACGAAAATAAATAAGTAAATCAGCCAGTTTGAGAGCAGAAACTGAAAAGTGAAGCTTAAGCGGGAATAGCTCAGTTGGTAGAGCACGACCTTGCCAAGGTCGGGGTCGCGAGTTCGAGTCTCGTTTCCCGCTCCAAATCTTGAAAAAGACTAGGGTGTAAGGCGCGTTAGCAAAGCGGTTATGCACCGGATTGCAAATCCGTGTAGCTCGGTTCGACTCCGGGACGCGCCTCCAATTCTAGCCCAGGTGGTGAAATCGGTAGACACAAGGGATTTAAAATCCCTCGGCTGTAAGGCTGTGCGGGTTCAAGTCCCGCCCTGGGCACCATATTCAGTGAGTGGACAAATAAGTCCATTTTACTTTAAAGATTTAAACTAGTTAATTAATAAAAGTTAGTAACTAGACGAGCAGTAAAGCAGTATTAAAAATTTGGCCCAGGTGGTGAAATCGGTAGACACAAGGGATTTAAAATCCCTCGGCTGTAAGGCTGTGCGGGTTCAAGTCCCGCCCTGGGCACCATACAAAACTTCACTGAGTTTAATCAGTAAGTTAGAAAAAGAAAAAGCCACCCAATGGGTGGCTTTTTTGCGTTTGAATATAACAATAATTATCTATTTTCAATGGGGTTTATGTATCCACCTTTTTTGTCATTTTTCTCCCATTTTTCTCAAGATTCTGAAGGACTAAGTAAAAATAAGTAAGTCAGACCTCTCCCACCTTGAACTGTGCCAATATCAGCGTTTTAGAAAAAGGAGAGGGTGATGTCTAATATGAAAACTGAAATTGTGGTTGTCCGCTTAACGAAGCATGAGCGTGCGATGTTAGATGCGATAAAAACCACGCCATTACTTGCGGATTGGTTGAAAGCGCTTGCTTTTTCTCAAGTAGAACAGCACGAAAAGAGTCAAAATCCTAAATAAACTGGTCTGTTCACTATGTTTCTTACCTATACATCTTAAGTATATGGTGAATATCAGGTATATTAGTGTTCGATTGTAAGCTACCAAGAAAAATTACTATGATTATCAAACCTAAAATTCGTGGTTTTATCTGCACTACAGCTCATCCAGCAGGCTGCGAAGCCCATGTTCGTGAGCAAATTGCCTATGTGAAATCTCGTGGTGAACTGAAAAATGGACCGAAAAAGGTTCTGGTAATTGGTGCATCCACTGGTTATGGTCTAGCTTCACGCATCAATGCAGCTTTTGGCAGCGGTGCAGCGACCATCGGTGTTTTCTTTGAAAAACCGGGCAGTGAGAGCAAAACAGGTTCCGCAGGCTGGTACAACGCCGCTGGTTTTGACAAAGCAGCCAAAGAAGCGGGTCTGTATGCGAAAAGCATCAACGGTGATGCATTCTCCAATGAGTGCCGTCAAACCGTAATCGACTTGATTAAACAAGATTTAGGTCAAATCGATTTAGTGGTTTATTCACTGGCTTCTCCAGTGCGTAAAATGCCTGAAACGGGTGAGGTTGTACGTTCAGCATTGAAACCAATTGGCGAACCGTATAAATCTGTTGCGCTGGATACCAACAAAGATGTGCTGATCGAAGCCGTTGTGGAACCTGCCAACGAGCAAGAAATCGAAGACACCGTGAAAGTGATGGGCGGTCAAGATTGGGAATTGTGGATGAATGCATTAGCGGACGCTGGCGTTCTGGCTGACAATGCACAATCCGTTGCTTACTCCTATATCGGTACTGATTTAACGTGGCCAATCTACTGGCACGGTACATTAGGTAAAGCGAAAGAAGATTTAGATCGCGCAGCCCATGCCATCAACGAAAAAATGGCGCAGAAAGGCGGTTCGGCACACGTTGCTGTACTGAAATCTGTGGTCACTCAAGCATCTTCAGCAATTCCTGTTATGCCTCTTTATATCTCAATCGTGTTCAAAATCATGAAAGAGCAAGGCATCCATGAAGGCTGTATCGAGCAAATTCAACGTCTGTTCGCAACGAAATTATTCAGCGGTGAAACACCAGAAACTGACGAGAAAAACCGTCTACGTCTGGATGACTGGGAACTGCGTGATGATGTGCAAGAAACCTGTCGTCAAATCTGGAAACAGCTTAACGACGACAACATCAATGCACTGACTGATTATCAAGGCTACAAAGCTGAATTCTTACGTTTATTCGGCTTTGGCTTAGATGGCGTTGATTACGAAGCAGACTTAAGCGGCGAAGCTAATTTTGAAGTGAAAGAATTAGTTTAATAGATAACTATCTATTTCGCTGAAAACCCCGAGCACTGGTAAACCGGTTCTCGGGGTTTTATTTTTTATGCTCTAGGATAATAATGAGTAAATTGACGTTTTATAATGGATCTCAAAAAGGGAGTAACTGGGATGTTGATTGTAGAAATGTTAAGTACTGGTGATGAAGTACTGCATGGGCAAATTATTGATACCAATGCGGCTTGGCTGGCGGATTGCTTGTTTCAGCAAGGATTACCACTGCATGGTCGTACAACGGTCGGTGACTCTCTTGATAGCTTAGTGGAAACATTTATCGAGCGTAGTCATCATGCAGATGTGGTTATTGTTAATGGTGGATTAGGTCCCACGAGTGATGATCTCAGTGCCTTAGCGGCTGCAACGGCTACGGGGGTGCCACTGATTGAGCATCCTGAATGGATTGCGGTAATGGAAAGTTATTTCACTGCACGAGGGCGTGAAATGCCGGCTACCAATCGCAAACAGGCTATGTTACCCGCTAATGCAGAGCTTATCGATAATCCTGTCGGAACCGCTTGTGGTTTTGCTCTGCATCTTAATGATTGTTGGTTCTTTTTTACGCCAGGCGTCCCTTCTGAGTTTAAAGTCATGGTCAAGGAACAGATCATTCCTCGTTTACGTCAAAATCTTACGTTACCAGAACCACCAGTTTGTTTACGTCTAACCAGTTTTGGTCGCAGTGAAAGTAGTCTTGCAAGGCAGTTTGACCCACTTGAGTTACCAAAAGAGTGCGTGCTGGGTTATCGCTCTTCAATGCCAATCATTGAGTTAAAATTGACAGGACCTGCGAGTCAACGTGATGCGATGGCGAAAGTTTGGCAAGTCGTGAAAGCGGGTGTCGGTGATAATAAAGTATTCGAAGGAACCGACGGTATTGGCGCGTTAGTGCGGGAATCACTTGAACAACGACAGTTTTCGGTTGTGACACACGAACGGTTCAGCGCGGGTTTACTCTATTGGACATTGAATGCAGCGAAAGCGCCTATCAGCCAAGGGAATATTGAGAAATTGGCAACGCATTCAGATTTGGCCGCGTTAGTCCAAACTGCAAAAAATAGTCGATCGCTAAATCAGTGTGAGATTGGTTTAGTCATTGGCGAATATTATGATGGAACCTTATCTTTAGCATTATCCACCCCAACTGGCAGTTATGCTCAGTGCGTAAATTATTTACCTCGCAATCACTCGGAACTCGAAAAACAGCAGGTTAGCGTGATGTTGATGTTGGATATGTTATCCCGTTGGTTAGAGGGGCGGCCAATCATTGGAGATTATGAATGGTTAGAGCAAATTCAAGTGATGGAAGTTAGCTAAAGTAATTAGCGTGCCGCTAGGATTATTTGCAAAACCACCCTCAATGAAAATGGGGGTGGTTAGTATCTGTTATTCAGTTGGTGAGATAGTTTCAATCATAAAATTAAGCCCAGAAATCCCTTTTTCACAGGCTTTATCTTGAAAAACGGAAGGGGCTTTTTCAATTTTACGTTTTAAGGCAGTAATTTGATTGGCATAAATATCTGCGCCTGCAATGTCTGGGTTATCTTTCAAATATTCGATAAACACATCCACATTCTGATAAAAATAGTCGCAAGGTTTATCTGTGACATCAATCTTAGATAGATCTTTTAAAGAGTCAGGTAAAATATTATCTTTGGCCAACTCAATATATTCACCGTCTTTTACTTGTTGAATTGCGTTATCCACCTTCGCTTTTAAATTAAATAGCATCACAGCGACGATGATCAACGCAGCGAGTAAGACAATATTTGCCACTAAGCTAATACTCAGTAAATATTTTTTCATTTGCTCCCTCAAATTAGCCTCAATAACCGATAAATAACATAAGAAATTTAAATTTTCTGCTTAATAATCTAGCAGCAATGATTCTAGCTGTAACTAAGACAATCCTTGAAGCTTAACAAATCATCACTTATTTATTTTATGCCGTTTTGTGCCTTTCAATAATGGAGTACTTTAATGGTATGAGTTGATACGCTATGATCATACCAATTTATATGTATAGCCAATTTATGTTAAGTAAGATTTTTAGCGCGTTATTTAATGAAAAATCGAATACCTGAACGGCGGTTTAAAGGAAACTCAATGGACAATATCACGATTAAAAATGTTGAAGAGATAGAATTAATGCGAGAATCTGGCCGATTGCTTGCTCGCGTTTTTAAAATGTTGGATGAGTTTATCGTTCCAGGAATATCCACAATGGAAATTAACGACAAAGTCGAAAATTATATTGTGAATGAACTTCAAGCGCGCCCTGCCAGTAAAGGCCAATATGGTTATCAATATGTTCTAAATACATCAATTAACGAAGTCGTGTGCCATGGTGTGCCAAAGGTCGATGAAATCTTAAAGCCAAAAGACATTATCAACGTGGATATAACCCTTGAGAAAAATGGCTTTATTGCTGATTCAAGTAAAATGTATGTGATGCCAGAAGCGCCTCCGCTTGCCAGAAAATTAGTGAAAGACACCTACAATGCAATGTGGGAAGGGATCAAGCAAGTAAAACCGGGTGCGACATTAGGTGATATTGGATCTGCTATCCAACATCATGCGGAATCAAACGGTTATAGCGTCGTTCGTGAATATTGCGGGCACGGCATTGGCCGAAAAATGCATGAAGACCCGCAAGTATTACATTATGGAACCCGTGGGCGCGGTGTAGTTCTAAAAGAAGGTATGACATTCACCATTGAGCCGATGATCAACCAAGGTGGCATGAAAATAAAAACCAAAAAGGATGGTTGGACTGTTGTGACACGAGATAAAAAGCTTTCCGCGCAGTCAGAACACACCGTTTTGGTCACTAAAGATGGTTATGAAGTACTGACTCTGCGTGACGAAGAGCGCTAATCGGACTTAGCTATAATTCGATTTAGTTCTAATACTGTCTACTTCTGATACTGAAAATCGCCATATTCACTATAAATGGAATATGGCGATATTTTCAATTAAGTTAAATTTAATGCTTAAGTTCTGAAATTATTCATTTATTGATGTTATTTTAACTTAGTTTATCGTTATTGGATAAGCGACCTGAAGCTTATTACTAAAATACCCACCCCAAAGGTAATTTACATAGATATTACGCATTTGATTGTGTTATATATCGGCAAATAAACTTTTCAGGTGCCTCGCATGTTTAACTTCTCTGAATTAATTAACGATACGCCCATTGATTCTATTCTTTTATTTATTGTTACCTTCGTTTTATTAATTATTTCTGCTTATATTGGAAAATATATTTTTAAACGCCGTAGTGCTCATGAAGAGCTAGCGGATGATGAGGCAAAAATTATTTTAGGCGCGATTTTATCGTTATTGGGTCTGTTGATTGGCTTTGTATTATCGATTTCTATCAATGGCTATAACAACCGCCAACAAACAGAAGAAAACGAAGCAATTGCGATTGGTAATGCCTATCAGCGAGCACAATTACTTAGTGGGGATGAGCGGGCGGAAGCCTCATTGCTTATTCAACAATATCTTGAAGCGCGTATCGAGTTTTTTAAATCTGGGGTCAGTGATGAAAACAGCCAATGGCGGATGACATCGCTGACTAAACAAGGGCAACTTTGGGAAATTGGCGTGAAACAGGCTCAAGAATCGCCGAATCCTGTGGTCTCTTCAGTTTTATCGGCATTTGGTGATTTATATGTTTCCCAACAAAAAACTATGGCTAGCTGGCGACACCAAATCCCAAATGCAGCTTGGTTCTTACTGATATTTTTCGCTGTCTGCTCGAATGTTTTAATAGGCTATAACATTCGAGGAACAAAAGGTAAAAACTGGCTCATTGTTATTTTGCCATCTTTGACAACATTGGCACTGTTTATGATTGCAGAAATTGATATCCCAGGAGAAGGGGTGATCCACGTTACGCCAGACGATTTACTTTTATTGCAGGACTTCTTATTTAAGGATGGTGCTTGGCTGGGAAAGTAAGCTAGGCAGTGCAGGAATGAAGGAAAACCCTCTGAGTATAAACTCAGAGGGTTGAAGGATTATCGAACGATAATACCTAATAAAATTCCGATAGCGCCGAAGTCAGCATCACTAAAGGTAGTATTGGCAATGCCGATGTCGCCGAGGACTGGCAGCAAGAACACAGGTAAGAAGGTAATTAACAGACCTTGAGCAAAGGCACCAAGAATCGCACCACGGCGTCCACCTGTTGCATTACCGAATACCCCAGCCGCTGCACCCACGAAGAAGTGTGGTACAACACCCGGAATAATTACCGTCATGTTCAGTGCATACAGAACAAACATGCCTAATACACCCGCTGCAAAGCTGCTTAAGAAGCCAACTAACACCGCATTCGGCGCGTAAGGGAAGACCACTGGGCAGTCTAATGCAGGTTTTGCATTTGGCACCAATTTGTCGGAGATCCCTTTAAATGCAGGAACGATTTCGGCGATAACCATGCGCACACCTTGCAGAATGATGTAAACACCCGCTGCGAAAGTAATGGACTGCATCAACGAGAACATGAACCAGTTTTTACCACCGCTCACTTCACGAACAAAATCACTACCTGCAAACAAACAAGTAATGATAAAGATAATGAACATAGTAAACGAAATAGCCACTGGCGTATCACGCAGGAACAGTAAGCTTTTTGGTACATTCATATCTTCAGTAGAATGTTCTTTATTACCAAATTTGCTACCGATAAAACCCGCTAACACATAAGAAATAGTGGAGAAGTGACCAATTGCGACATCATCTGAACCGGTGACTTTCTTCATGTATGGGTGTGCAATCGCAGGGAAGAACACCATACAGAAACCCACAATCAGTGAACCAACAGCCACGAGCATGGTTCCTTCCATACCTGCGGTCGCTAAGATAACCGCAATCATCATAGACATGAATAAAGTATGGTGACCTGTTAGGAAGATAAATTTCCATGGGGTCAGGCGAGCAATCAAGATATTGATTAACATCGCAAAGAACATGATCATTGCCATTTCACGACCGAAGCTTTTTTGTGCAATAGACACAATTGCTTCGTTGTTCGGCACGACACCATTGATACCAAATGCGTGTTGGAAAATCGCTGAAAAATCACCTAAAGAGCTGACAACTAGCCCTGCACCAGCACCTAAAATTACAAAACCCATGATGGTTTTGATAGTGCCTTTAATGCATTCCGTGACAGGTTTCTTTTGAGCAATCAGACCGATAAGTGCGATCAGACCGACGAGTACCGCCGGTTCAGAAAGCACATCTTGCATCAGAAAACGAAAGAATTCCATGAAGCCTCCGGTTACATCGCGCCGAGTTTCTGTAAAGTCACGCTCAGACGTTCTTTCATCGCGACTTTATCAATCATATTTTCCAGAGCAACAATTTCGCCGCCAACTTGTTGAGCAACTAATTGTTCAGCGATATCGGTGGTACCGACAAAAATATCACTCACAGTGCCTTTGGCTGAACCTAAGTCAACGTGGTCAACATCTGCCGCAACTTGCAAGTCTTTTAAAATTGTCTTGATGCTCATTTCCATCATCAGACTTGTACCTAAACCATTTCCACAAACAACAGTGATTTTCATAATATTTACCTATGACTCAATTATTCATATTTAGCGATGATGTTAAGGATGTCATCTACGTTTTCTGATTGCATGATGCTATCAATATCTTCTTGGTTATCAAAAAGTTCAGCCAGTTTTGCAATCGCACCGATATGGCTGTTGCTGTCTGTTGCTGCAAGAACAATCAATAACTTAATTGGATCGTTACCTTCGGAACCAAACTCAACCCCTTGTTTGATGACCGTTAAACCGAGAGATAACTGGTTAACTCCGTCTTCAGGGCGGGCATGTGGCATTGCAATGCCAGGTCCCAATACATAGTAAGGGCCGATTTTTTCGTGGGATTGAATGATGGCATCAATATAGCGAGGTTCGATGAACTTATTATTAATTAAGGGATTACAGGCGATTTTTATCGCATCACGCCAGTCATTGGCGCTGTCAACCACCTGAACCACATTCGGGGTTAATAACGTAGTTAGCATTGGTTTGGCTCCTGGTAAAAAAGAAATTTTATTAGATGTTTTAGTAATGGAATGAATAGTAGTGATCTATGGTAGCGCTATCTAGCTGAATTATTCATTTTCGTGATAGCGCTATCATTTTGGCTAAATATCGTTAATAAAATCATTTTTAGTGCATTTGGCAGTTAATTAACAAATCGGAGCTGTGATAAGTTATCGTCGTTGAATAATAAGTTTAGACTAAACAAAGTAATTTCATGCAGAAAACCCGAAAAAGAAAGAATACAGGTAGAGTCACATTACAAGACGTCGCGAAATATGCAGGGGTCGGTTCAATGACGGTATCGCGCGCCTTGCGGACACCGGAGTTAGTCTCGGATAAATTGAGAGAAAAAATCAATGAAGCGGTTGAGGAGCTCGGTTACATTCCCAATTCCGCAGCAGGCATTTTAGCGTCAGGTCAAAGTCGAACAATTGCAGTATTGATCCCATCATTACGAGACAATGCAAGCTCAGTTTTTCTGCAAGCGTTACAAGAAGTCTTGAATAAAAATAATTATCAAGTGGTAATTGGTAGTCACGATTATCAGCATAAAAAAGAGTCTGAGGTGCTACTCACGCTATTGCAAAGTAGCCCCGCAGCATTGGTGATTTTTGGTGCAATGAATTCTGAAAGTGCTTTGATTACTCTGAATAATTTGCCGATACCCGTCATTAATGCGACGGGGGATCCCGCTCATCGTTTTACACTCAATATAAAAAACAATTTAGGGGAAGCGGTCAGTTTCCTCACACACTATTTGCTGCAAAAAGGTCATCAGCGTATTGGTTATATTGGTGCGCAAATGGACAGTAAAATGCAAGGCCAACAACTGAGTGGTTGGAATAACACGCTGCTAAAGCATAACTTGAGTGCTGAGCAAAGTATTACTACACCTTATGTGGCCACAATGGACTTTGGTCGGCAGGCGATTAGTGAAATGTTAACACGCCAACCAGAATTAGAAGCCGTGATTTGTAGCCATGAAATGATAGCCTTAGGGGTTATGTTTGAATGTCAGCGGAGGCTAATCAAAATTCCGAAGATGTTGGCTGTGGTGTGTGTTGAAGGGTCGGAAAATTGCGATCATATTCATCCATCGCTAACATCCGTACGCATTGATTACAGTAAAATGGCGCGGGAGACCGCGAAAAAACTCTTAAAATGGTTAGGGGATACGGAAGAAAGCTTTGCTGGTATTCAGGATGAAATTGTCTTTCCTTATAAATTTGAGGCAAGGCAAAGTGGCTAGAACTCACTGTATTTGTTGCACTTCACTGTGTAGCGAGTCACAGAATTACGTAAAGTCTAAAAGTTATTTTTAATCTCGAAATAAAAATGTCATAGAGACCACTGTTTATTTATCTTTGTGTGCTAATTTCCTTATTATATCTATCGTGCATGTTCGGATTTTATGTAGAGATAGTGACTTTGTTTAACTTGAATATAGTGATTAAAATGGTCAA encodes:
- a CDS encoding DUF5339 family protein, with product MKKYLLSISLVANIVLLAALIIVAVMLFNLKAKVDNAIQQVKDGEYIELAKDNILPDSLKDLSKIDVTDKPCDYFYQNVDVFIEYLKDNPDIAGADIYANQITALKRKIEKAPSVFQDKACEKGISGLNFMIETISPTE
- a CDS encoding LuxR C-terminal-related transcriptional regulator — encoded protein: MINIIIIDDSNISIRGIEAILTRNTRYKVVATFPSLDPVITWNRQNKANIILINREHCHFDSLKTFTTIRRTQPDVGLIIFNVRHNDMFVVKALDIGIFGILSASIAEEELIEALQIVNARQRIISPDIAQQLALQRLNQREQLDIYELLSARELEIMLMITRGLPVKHIADALSLSPKTVNTYRYRMFGKLNICSDVELTHIAIGYGLITAKQGSSGWNNSLIQKFS
- a CDS encoding MbeCy, coding for MSNMKTEIVVVRLTKHERAMLDAIKTTPLLADWLKALAFSQVEQHEKSQNPK
- the uvrC gene encoding excinuclease ABC subunit UvrC — protein: MEQQFDPKVFLKTVTNQPGVYRMYDAGGTVIYVGKAKDLKKRLSSYFRENVGSRKTEQLVKHIASIDVTVTHTETEALLLEHNYIKLYQPRYNVLLRDDKSYPYIFLSSEKHPRISSHRGAKHGKGEYFGPFPSSYAVRETLAVMQKLFPIRQCEDSVYKNRSRPCLQYQIGRCLGPCVKGLVTDEEYDQQVNYVRLFLTGKDKQVLTGLVERMEKASQELRFEDAARFRDQIQAVRAVTEEQYVSGGDDDLDVIGVAFDSGLACVHVLFIRQGKVLGSRSYYPKIPAGTLLEEVVQTFLGQFYLQGSENRTLPGEILIDFPLTEKELLAESLSGIAGRKINIQSQPRGTRARYLKLARTNASIALSTKLAQQSTIQQRMAALSKVVNIENISRMECFDISHTMGEQTVASCVVFDKTGPVKSEYRRYNITGITPGDDYAAMHQVLTRRYGKHLDESKVPDIIFIDGGKGQLGQARDVFNSLEVDWDKNHPLLIGVAKGSDRKAGLETLFLKPEGEGFALPPDSPALHVIQHIRDESHNHAITGHRQRRAKVKNTSALESIEGVGPKRRQMLLKYMGGLQPLRNASIEEIAKVPSISYALAEKIYNALKQ
- the map gene encoding type I methionyl aminopeptidase; translation: MDNITIKNVEEIELMRESGRLLARVFKMLDEFIVPGISTMEINDKVENYIVNELQARPASKGQYGYQYVLNTSINEVVCHGVPKVDEILKPKDIINVDITLEKNGFIADSSKMYVMPEAPPLARKLVKDTYNAMWEGIKQVKPGATLGDIGSAIQHHAESNGYSVVREYCGHGIGRKMHEDPQVLHYGTRGRGVVLKEGMTFTIEPMINQGGMKIKTKKDGWTVVTRDKKLSAQSEHTVLVTKDGYEVLTLRDEER
- a CDS encoding nicotinamide mononucleotide deamidase-related protein YfaY, with the protein product MLIVEMLSTGDEVLHGQIIDTNAAWLADCLFQQGLPLHGRTTVGDSLDSLVETFIERSHHADVVIVNGGLGPTSDDLSALAAATATGVPLIEHPEWIAVMESYFTARGREMPATNRKQAMLPANAELIDNPVGTACGFALHLNDCWFFFTPGVPSEFKVMVKEQIIPRLRQNLTLPEPPVCLRLTSFGRSESSLARQFDPLELPKECVLGYRSSMPIIELKLTGPASQRDAMAKVWQVVKAGVGDNKVFEGTDGIGALVRESLEQRQFSVVTHERFSAGLLYWTLNAAKAPISQGNIEKLATHSDLAALVQTAKNSRSLNQCEIGLVIGEYYDGTLSLALSTPTGSYAQCVNYLPRNHSELEKQQVSVMLMLDMLSRWLEGRPIIGDYEWLEQIQVMEVS
- the fabV gene encoding enoyl-ACP reductase FabV; the encoded protein is MIIKPKIRGFICTTAHPAGCEAHVREQIAYVKSRGELKNGPKKVLVIGASTGYGLASRINAAFGSGAATIGVFFEKPGSESKTGSAGWYNAAGFDKAAKEAGLYAKSINGDAFSNECRQTVIDLIKQDLGQIDLVVYSLASPVRKMPETGEVVRSALKPIGEPYKSVALDTNKDVLIEAVVEPANEQEIEDTVKVMGGQDWELWMNALADAGVLADNAQSVAYSYIGTDLTWPIYWHGTLGKAKEDLDRAAHAINEKMAQKGGSAHVAVLKSVVTQASSAIPVMPLYISIVFKIMKEQGIHEGCIEQIQRLFATKLFSGETPETDEKNRLRLDDWELRDDVQETCRQIWKQLNDDNINALTDYQGYKAEFLRLFGFGLDGVDYEADLSGEANFEVKELV
- the pgsA gene encoding CDP-diacylglycerol--glycerol-3-phosphate 3-phosphatidyltransferase, yielding MKLNIPTWLTLFRVILIPFFVLAFYLPVSWGPFACALIFVIAAVTDWFDGFLARLWKQTTKFGAFLDPVADKVMVATALVLVTESYDVWYVTLPAATMIAREIIISSLREWMAEIGKRSSVAVSWIGKFKTTAQMMSLVGLLWRPNPLIEHLSIALLYVAAILTFWSMFQYLKAAWGDLSEA